One part of the Pelecanus crispus isolate bPelCri1 chromosome 20, bPelCri1.pri, whole genome shotgun sequence genome encodes these proteins:
- the TMEM259 gene encoding membralin: MSENQPNANNHHPANNNGGGGAAGGNNRGVRNPNLNQNPLINVRDRLFHALFFKMAVTYARLFPPSFRRVFEFFVLLKALFVLFILAYIHIAFSRSPINCLEHVREKWPRDGILRVEIQRNSSRAPIFLQFCGVEKFPGMVVESTAEEEEEEEEEMTVDMFENSSIKFELDIEPKVFLKPSRVSSTEALTHNESQEFSFSEAATKGMQPLGETVSEFEMLARAVWPQEEYIVEYSLEYGFLRLSQSTRQRLSIPVMVVTLDPTRDQCFGDRFSRLLLDEFLGYDDILMSSVKALAENEENKGFLRNVVSGEHYRFVSMWMARTSYLAAFVIMVIFTLSVSMLLRYSHHQIFVFIVDLLQMLEMNMAIAFPAAPLLTVILALVGMEAIMSEFFNDTTTAFYIILIVWLADQYDAICCHTNTSKRHWLRFFYLYHFAFYAYHYRFNGQYSSLALVTSWLFIQHSMIYFFHHYELPAILQQIRIQEMLLQNQQVGQGTQTTLQDNLNNNTTAAPVDVGSRRPHLAAGPSGESSSPAALTPSEASSVIAAATAASVGSDLNWVAETAAIVTEASFLSDLSTTLLEPNVVHEAVANGNPQDATAASSLVARIRVSSDHPETAVGSITIEVTSTSAVAAADVPPTAEAAPAAPLVPLQEEGASLPSPSLPEQTEAVEGSDSQAKPSGKNCVANSSVAETPPALAEDADQDRRSGGALGDRGESSPCPAPADSAPSSKPCSEPDLRSLS; the protein is encoded by the exons ATGTCCGAGAACCAGCCGAACGCCAACAACCACCACCCGGCCAACAAcaacggcggcggcggggctgccgggggcaACAACCGGGGCGTCCGCAATCCCAACCTCAACCAGAACCCCTTGATCAACGTGCGCGATCGCCTCTTCCACGCGCTCTTCTTCAAGATGGCAGTGACCTACGCTCGCCTCTTCCCGCCCTCCTTCCGCCGCGTCTTCGAGTTCTTCGTCCTCCTCAAG GCTCTCTTTGTGCTCTTCATCCTGGCTTACATTCACATCGCCTTCTCCCGCTCACCCATTAACTGCTTGGAGCATGTGCGAGAGAAATGGCCACGCGATGGCATCTTGCGGGTGGAAATACAGCGCAACTCAAGCCGAGCCCCCATCTTCCTGCAATTCTGCGGTGTCGAGAAGTTCCCAGGAATGGTAGTTGAGTCCacagctgaggaagaggaggaggaagaggaggagatgacTGTGGACATGTTTGAAAACAGCTCTATCAAG TTTGAGCTGGATATCGAGCCCAAGGTGTTCCTCAAGCCATCCCGGGTGAGCAGCACCGAGGCACTGACCCACAACGAAAGCCAGGAGTTCTCGTTTAGTGAAGCAGCCACTAAAGGTATGCAGCCTCTGGGGGAGACTGTGTCCGAGTTTGAGATGCTAGCCAGAGCAG TGTGGCCGCAGGAAGAGTACATTGTGGAGTACTCGCTGGAGTACGGGTTTTTGCGCCTGTCCCAGAGCACTCGCCAGCGCCTCAGCATCCCCGTCATGGTGGTGACTTTGG aTCCTACCAGGGATCAGTGCTTTGGGGACAGGTTCAGCCGCCTGTTGCTGGATGAGTTCCTGGGTTATGATGACATCCTGATGTCAAGTGTCAAAGCTTtagctgaaaatgaagaaaacaaag gtttcCTTCGCAATGTGGTGTCTGGGGAGCACTATCGCTTTGTCAGCATGTGGATGGCTAGGACTTCGTATCTGGCAGCCTTTGTCATCATGGTCATATTT ACTCTGTCCGTTTCAATGCTGTTGCGCTACTCGCACCATCAGATCTTTGTCTTCATTG tTGACCTGTTACAGATGCTGGAAATGAACATGGCAATCGCattccctgcagctcccctccTCACTGTCATTCTGGCTCTAGTAG GTATGGAGGCCATTATGTCAGAGTTCTTCAACGACACCACGACTGCGTTTTACATCATCCTTATCGTGTGGCTGGCTGACCAGTATGACGCTATCTGTTGCCACACCAATACGAGCAAGAGGCATTGGCTCAG GTTCTTCTACCTGTACCACTTTGCCTTCTATGCTTACCACTATCGATTCAACGGGCAGTACAGCAGCCTGGCTCTCGTCACCTCATGGCTCTTCATCCAG CATTCGATGATTTACTTCTTCCATCACTATGAGCTGCCAGCCATTCTCCAGCAGATCAGGATCCAGGAGATGCTGTTGCAGAACCAGCAGGTAGGCCAGGGGACTCAGACGACGCTCCAAGACAACCTCAACAACAACACTACAGCAGCCCCCGTCGATGTGGGGAGCCGCCGACCTCACCTGGCCGCCGGACCCTCTGGAGAGAGCAGCAGCCCGGCTGCCCTGACTCCCAGCGAGGCCTCCAGCGTCATTGCCGCTGCCACGGCAGCTTCTGTTGGCAGCGATCTGAACTGGGTAGCCGAGACGGCCGCCATCGTCACTGAAGCCTCGTTTCTCTCCGACCTGAGCACTACGCTCCTGGAGCCAAACGTGGTGCACGAAGCCGTGGCCAACGGGAACCCTCAGGATGCTACCGCTGCCTCCAGTTTGGTTGCCCGCATCAGAGTCAGCAGCGACCACCCGGAGACGGCCGTGGGCTCCATCACCATTGAAGTCACTTCCACATCTGCGGTGGCCGCAGCAGATGTTCCCCCCACCGCAGAAGCGGCACCGGCCGCGCCCCTCGTCCcgctgcaggaggaaggggcctccctccccagcccttcccttcccGAGCAGACTGAGGCTGTCGAGGGCTCAGACAGCCAAGCAAAACCTAGCGGCAAGAACTGCGTTGCAAACAGCAGCGTGGCAGAGACCCCTCCGGCCCTTGCGGAGGACGCTGATCAGGACAGACGTTCGGGCGGTGCTCTTGGGGACCGGGGGGAAAGCAGCCCTTGCCCAGCACCAGCGGATAGTGCACCTAGCTCCAAACCTTGCTCGGAGCCAGACTTGAGGAGCCTGTCTTGA